One Danio aesculapii chromosome 13, fDanAes4.1, whole genome shotgun sequence DNA window includes the following coding sequences:
- the tp53bp2a gene encoding apoptosis-stimulating of p53 protein 2a isoform X2, producing the protein MMPMFLTVYLSNNDQHFSEVPITAETVCADVLQLCREPGENSSCYLSEVWRGSERVVGENEKMMDLLLQWGQQRPEVHFFLRHGRAASQPTDSRTQKRNGVKKPADRRLENGVSGPWMDMTLAELQDMASRQQHQIDSQQQLLATKEQRLRYLQQQEQRQAQSSSEQKKLHQLRETLEQQEAQLKMVRALKGQVEQKRLSNGKLVEQVEQMNNLLHQKQKELVVAVSKVEELSKQLETLKSGQMDAMNSNHSSVAELDRLYRELQMRKNLNVEQNAKLQQQRENLNKRNQEVANMDKRVSELRERLWKKKAALQQKENLPLPPDGQAPPQTAGSRVAAVGPYIQSSTMPRAPDRHDLPIKRNYPECTATAGQQDRSAQPGAGLHSGKASSRLVNWANAKSGNNHVTSSLPRMVSQASKSQDNTDVQKRDPRVRPVSMFESTELPAAALRKNQSSEDLSTVKTTVKVPPPVPSKPKQANLPSGGLMGYGKNTGTYPGKSASPQPPAGLQYGTLPSKLEAPPAATVHPFSPDPPGAKDSGGQMLLKPQTVTASSIYSMYTQQPSGGKAAQQSIQGALSRAQTRTGQFISVYGKPVTSSGQPSQTPHPENPYLDSPSVPETLTDHSPSEPTSETPETERIPRPLSPTKLLPFISNPYRHQSDLDLEALRKKLYNAPRPLKKRSSITEPEGPGGPNIQKLLYQKTTLAAMETVSPPGEEEKETLAEPQEYDAETLEVPEETLPEFPIAPEVEAEDVPPPPPPHPAPKIDASIIIPPPQPESPPPPPPPDSFMEDFPPYPPPPYPSGAEQDNPDDTFNMKPPEVTGQVPFPPGKRTNLRKSGSERIDHSMRVRFNPLALLLDSSLEGEFDLVQRVIYEVEDPSQPNDEGITALHNAVCAGHTEIVKFLVQFGVNVNAADSDGWTPLHCAASCNNVQVCKFLVESGAAVFAMTYSDMQTAADKCEEMEEGYTQCSQFLYGVQEKMGIMNRGVVYGLWDYEAAQEDECSFREGDCMSVIRREDELETDWWWVRSGGGGGSGAEGYVPRNLLGLYPRIKLRQRSLA; encoded by the exons ATGATGCCG atgTTCTTGACGGTGTACCTCAGCAATAATGACCAGCACTTCAGCGAGGTGCCGATCACTGCAGAGACGGTGTGTGCAGACGTGCTGCAGCTCTGCCGAGAGCCGGGAGAAAACAGCAGCTGCTATCTGAGTGAAGTGTGGAGAGGATCAG AGCGAGTGGTTGGTGAgaatgagaagatgatggatctGCTGTTGCAGTGGGGTCAGCAGCGGCCCGAGGTTCACTTCTTTCTGCGGCATGGAAGAGCAGCCAGCCAACCCACAG actcCAGGACTCAGAAGAGGAACGGTGTTAAGAAACCCGCAGACAGACGCCTGGAGAACGGG gtgagCGGGCCGTGGATGGACATGACTCTAGCAGAGCTGCAGGATATGGCATCTCGACAGCAGCATCAGATCGACTCTCAGCAGCAGCTGCTGGCCACAAAG gagCAGCGTCTGCGTTACCTCCAGCAGCAGGAGCAGAGGCAGGCCCAGAGCTCCTCGGAGCAGAAGAAGCTCCATCAGCTGCGGGAGACGCTGGAGCAGCAGGAGGCGCAGCTGAAGATGGTGCGCGCCCTCAAGGGGCAGGTGGAGCAGAAGAGACTCAGCAACGGGAAACTGG TTGAGCAAGTGGAGCAGATGAATAATCTCCTCCATCAGAAGCAGAAGGAGCTGGTGGTGGCTGTTTCTAAAGTGGAGGAGCTGAGCAAACAGCTGGAGACGCTGAAGAGCGGACAGATGGATGCCATGAACAGTAACCACAGCTCTGTGGCCGAGCTGGACCGACTCTACAGGGAGCTGCAG ATGCGGAAAAACCTGAACGTGGAGCAGAACGCTAAACTGCAGCAGCAGCGCGAGAACCTGAACAAGAGGAACCAGGAGGTGGCTAACATGGACAAACGCGTCAGTGAGCTGCGAGAGCGCTTGTGGAAGAAGAAAGCTGCTCTACAACAGAAGGAGAACCTTCCT CTTCCTCCAGACGGCCAGGCGCCTCCGCAGACAGCCGGGTCCCGCGTGGCAGCGGTCGGCCCTTATATTCAGTCCTCCACGATGCCCAGGGCTCCTGACAGACACGACCTGCCCATCAAACGCAATTACCCAGAATGCACAGCGACCGCAGGACAGCAGGACAGGAGCGCTCAGCCTGGCGCAG GTCTGCACTCAGGAAAAGCGTCCTCAAGGCTGGTGAACTGGGCGAATGCGAAATCTGGCAATAATCATGTGACATCCAGCCTGCCACGCATGGTGAGCCAGGCATCGAAAAGCCAAG ATAACACAGACGTGCAAAAACGAGACCCGCGGGTGCGTCCTGTCTCCATGTTTGAGTCCACTGAACTGCCTGCAGCCGCTCTGAGGAAAAACCAGAGCAGTGAAGACCTG AGCACTGTGAAGACCACAGTCAAGGTTCCACCTCCAGTTCCATCTAAACCTAAACAGGCCAACCTGCCATCAGGAGGGCTGATGGGATACGGGAAGAACACCGGCACCTACCCCGGGAAAAGTGCATCCCCGCAGCCGCCTGCTGGTCTCCAATATGGCACTCTACCCTCCAAACTGGAGGCTCCACCAGCGGCCACGGTGCACCCGTTCAGCCCCGATCCCCCTGGAGCCAAAGACTCGGGTGGGCAGATGCTGCTGAAGCCACAGACCGTGACCGCCAGCTCCATCTACTCCATGTACACACAGCAGCCCAGTGGTGGGAAAGCAGCACAGCAGAGCATTCAGGGCGCGCTCAGTCGAGCACAGACTCGCACCGGACAGTTCATCAGCG TTTACGGTAAGCCAGTGACATCCTCAGGCCAGCCATCTCAAACCCCACACCCTGAGAACCCCTACCTGGACTCTCCCAGTGTCCCCGAAACCCTGACTGACCACAGCCCCTCAGAGCCCACTTCAGAAACCCCGGAAACAGAGCGCATTCCCAGACCCCTCAGTCCCACCAAACTGCTGCCCTTCATCTCCAACCCGTACCGCCACCAGAGCGACCTGGACCTGGAGGCGCTTCGGAAGAAACTCTACAATGCACCACGGCCCCTGAAGAAACGCAGCTCCATCACAGAGCCTGAGGGCCCCGGAGGCCCCAACATCCAAAAACTGCTGTATCAGAAGACCACTCTGGCGGCGATGGAGACGGTGAGTCCTCCTGGAGAAGAGGAGAAGGAGACACTAGCAGAACCACAGGAATACGATGCAGAAACCCTTGAAGTGCCTGAAGAAACACTTCCTGAATTTCCTATCGCTCCTGAAGTGGAAGCAGAAGACGTTCCTCCGCCACCACCTCCTCATCCGGCCCCGAAAATTGATGCATCCATTATTATCCCACCGCCACAGCCGGAGAGCCCTCCACCTCCACCGCCTCCTGACAGCTTCATGGAGGATTTCCCACCGTATCCTCCACCTCCATATCCCAGCGGTGCTGAGCAGGACAATCCAGACGACACCTTCAACATGAAGCCGCCAGAGGTCACCGGACAGGTTCCCTTCCCACCT GGCAAGAGGACAAACCTGCGTAAATCTGGATCTGAGCGCATCGATCACAGCATGCGGGTGCGCTTCAATCCCCTGGCTCTCCTACTGGACTCGTCGCTGGAGGGAGAGTTTGATCTGGTGCAGAGGGTCATATATGAGG TTGAGGATCCGAGTCAGCCGAATGACGAAGGCATCACTGCGCTCCATAATGCAGTGTGTGCTGGTCACACAGAGATCGTCAAATTCCTGGTTCAGTTTGGAGTCAATGTGAACGCAGCCGACAGTGACGGATG gactcCTCTGCACTGCGCCGCGTCCTGTAATAATGTGCAGGTGTGTAAGTTCCTGGTGGAGTCTGGAGCGGCGGTGTTCGCCATGACCTACAGCGACATGCAGACGGCAGCCGATAAGTGTGAAGAGATGGAGGAGGGATACACTCAGTGCTCGCAGTTTCTCTACG GCGTACAGGAGAAGATGGGCATCATGAACCGCGGTGTGGTGTACGGGCTGTGGGATTACGAGGCGGCGCAGGAGGACGAGTGCTCATTCAGAGAGGGCGACTGCATGAGTGTGATCCGCCGAGAGGATGAGCTGGAGACCGACTGGTGGTGGGTGCGCAGCGGCGGCGGAGGAGGCAGTGGTGCGGAGGGATACGTGCCCAGAAACCTGCTTGGG ctgtatcccagaATTAAACTTCGCCAACGGAGTCTGGCTTaa
- the tp53bp2a gene encoding apoptosis-stimulating of p53 protein 2a isoform X1 codes for MMPMFLTVYLSNNDQHFSEVPITAETVCADVLQLCREPGENSSCYLSEVWRGSERVVGENEKMMDLLLQWGQQRPEVHFFLRHGRAASQPTDSRTQKRNGVKKPADRRLENGVSGPWMDMTLAELQDMASRQQHQIDSQQQLLATKEQRLRYLQQQEQRQAQSSSEQKKLHQLRETLEQQEAQLKMVRALKGQVEQKRLSNGKLVEQVEQMNNLLHQKQKELVVAVSKVEELSKQLETLKSGQMDAMNSNHSSVAELDRLYRELQMRKNLNVEQNAKLQQQRENLNKRNQEVANMDKRVSELRERLWKKKAALQQKENLPLPPDGQAPPQTAGSRVAAVGPYIQSSTMPRAPDRHDLPIKRNYPECTATAGQQDRSAQPGAGLHSGKASSRLVNWANAKSGNNHVTSSLPRMVSQASKSQDNTDVQKRDPRVRPVSMFESTELPAAALRKNQSSEDLVRDAQSTVKTTVKVPPPVPSKPKQANLPSGGLMGYGKNTGTYPGKSASPQPPAGLQYGTLPSKLEAPPAATVHPFSPDPPGAKDSGGQMLLKPQTVTASSIYSMYTQQPSGGKAAQQSIQGALSRAQTRTGQFISVYGKPVTSSGQPSQTPHPENPYLDSPSVPETLTDHSPSEPTSETPETERIPRPLSPTKLLPFISNPYRHQSDLDLEALRKKLYNAPRPLKKRSSITEPEGPGGPNIQKLLYQKTTLAAMETVSPPGEEEKETLAEPQEYDAETLEVPEETLPEFPIAPEVEAEDVPPPPPPHPAPKIDASIIIPPPQPESPPPPPPPDSFMEDFPPYPPPPYPSGAEQDNPDDTFNMKPPEVTGQVPFPPGKRTNLRKSGSERIDHSMRVRFNPLALLLDSSLEGEFDLVQRVIYEVEDPSQPNDEGITALHNAVCAGHTEIVKFLVQFGVNVNAADSDGWTPLHCAASCNNVQVCKFLVESGAAVFAMTYSDMQTAADKCEEMEEGYTQCSQFLYGVQEKMGIMNRGVVYGLWDYEAAQEDECSFREGDCMSVIRREDELETDWWWVRSGGGGGSGAEGYVPRNLLGLYPRIKLRQRSLA; via the exons ATGATGCCG atgTTCTTGACGGTGTACCTCAGCAATAATGACCAGCACTTCAGCGAGGTGCCGATCACTGCAGAGACGGTGTGTGCAGACGTGCTGCAGCTCTGCCGAGAGCCGGGAGAAAACAGCAGCTGCTATCTGAGTGAAGTGTGGAGAGGATCAG AGCGAGTGGTTGGTGAgaatgagaagatgatggatctGCTGTTGCAGTGGGGTCAGCAGCGGCCCGAGGTTCACTTCTTTCTGCGGCATGGAAGAGCAGCCAGCCAACCCACAG actcCAGGACTCAGAAGAGGAACGGTGTTAAGAAACCCGCAGACAGACGCCTGGAGAACGGG gtgagCGGGCCGTGGATGGACATGACTCTAGCAGAGCTGCAGGATATGGCATCTCGACAGCAGCATCAGATCGACTCTCAGCAGCAGCTGCTGGCCACAAAG gagCAGCGTCTGCGTTACCTCCAGCAGCAGGAGCAGAGGCAGGCCCAGAGCTCCTCGGAGCAGAAGAAGCTCCATCAGCTGCGGGAGACGCTGGAGCAGCAGGAGGCGCAGCTGAAGATGGTGCGCGCCCTCAAGGGGCAGGTGGAGCAGAAGAGACTCAGCAACGGGAAACTGG TTGAGCAAGTGGAGCAGATGAATAATCTCCTCCATCAGAAGCAGAAGGAGCTGGTGGTGGCTGTTTCTAAAGTGGAGGAGCTGAGCAAACAGCTGGAGACGCTGAAGAGCGGACAGATGGATGCCATGAACAGTAACCACAGCTCTGTGGCCGAGCTGGACCGACTCTACAGGGAGCTGCAG ATGCGGAAAAACCTGAACGTGGAGCAGAACGCTAAACTGCAGCAGCAGCGCGAGAACCTGAACAAGAGGAACCAGGAGGTGGCTAACATGGACAAACGCGTCAGTGAGCTGCGAGAGCGCTTGTGGAAGAAGAAAGCTGCTCTACAACAGAAGGAGAACCTTCCT CTTCCTCCAGACGGCCAGGCGCCTCCGCAGACAGCCGGGTCCCGCGTGGCAGCGGTCGGCCCTTATATTCAGTCCTCCACGATGCCCAGGGCTCCTGACAGACACGACCTGCCCATCAAACGCAATTACCCAGAATGCACAGCGACCGCAGGACAGCAGGACAGGAGCGCTCAGCCTGGCGCAG GTCTGCACTCAGGAAAAGCGTCCTCAAGGCTGGTGAACTGGGCGAATGCGAAATCTGGCAATAATCATGTGACATCCAGCCTGCCACGCATGGTGAGCCAGGCATCGAAAAGCCAAG ATAACACAGACGTGCAAAAACGAGACCCGCGGGTGCGTCCTGTCTCCATGTTTGAGTCCACTGAACTGCCTGCAGCCGCTCTGAGGAAAAACCAGAGCAGTGAAGACCTGGTGAGAGACGCACAG AGCACTGTGAAGACCACAGTCAAGGTTCCACCTCCAGTTCCATCTAAACCTAAACAGGCCAACCTGCCATCAGGAGGGCTGATGGGATACGGGAAGAACACCGGCACCTACCCCGGGAAAAGTGCATCCCCGCAGCCGCCTGCTGGTCTCCAATATGGCACTCTACCCTCCAAACTGGAGGCTCCACCAGCGGCCACGGTGCACCCGTTCAGCCCCGATCCCCCTGGAGCCAAAGACTCGGGTGGGCAGATGCTGCTGAAGCCACAGACCGTGACCGCCAGCTCCATCTACTCCATGTACACACAGCAGCCCAGTGGTGGGAAAGCAGCACAGCAGAGCATTCAGGGCGCGCTCAGTCGAGCACAGACTCGCACCGGACAGTTCATCAGCG TTTACGGTAAGCCAGTGACATCCTCAGGCCAGCCATCTCAAACCCCACACCCTGAGAACCCCTACCTGGACTCTCCCAGTGTCCCCGAAACCCTGACTGACCACAGCCCCTCAGAGCCCACTTCAGAAACCCCGGAAACAGAGCGCATTCCCAGACCCCTCAGTCCCACCAAACTGCTGCCCTTCATCTCCAACCCGTACCGCCACCAGAGCGACCTGGACCTGGAGGCGCTTCGGAAGAAACTCTACAATGCACCACGGCCCCTGAAGAAACGCAGCTCCATCACAGAGCCTGAGGGCCCCGGAGGCCCCAACATCCAAAAACTGCTGTATCAGAAGACCACTCTGGCGGCGATGGAGACGGTGAGTCCTCCTGGAGAAGAGGAGAAGGAGACACTAGCAGAACCACAGGAATACGATGCAGAAACCCTTGAAGTGCCTGAAGAAACACTTCCTGAATTTCCTATCGCTCCTGAAGTGGAAGCAGAAGACGTTCCTCCGCCACCACCTCCTCATCCGGCCCCGAAAATTGATGCATCCATTATTATCCCACCGCCACAGCCGGAGAGCCCTCCACCTCCACCGCCTCCTGACAGCTTCATGGAGGATTTCCCACCGTATCCTCCACCTCCATATCCCAGCGGTGCTGAGCAGGACAATCCAGACGACACCTTCAACATGAAGCCGCCAGAGGTCACCGGACAGGTTCCCTTCCCACCT GGCAAGAGGACAAACCTGCGTAAATCTGGATCTGAGCGCATCGATCACAGCATGCGGGTGCGCTTCAATCCCCTGGCTCTCCTACTGGACTCGTCGCTGGAGGGAGAGTTTGATCTGGTGCAGAGGGTCATATATGAGG TTGAGGATCCGAGTCAGCCGAATGACGAAGGCATCACTGCGCTCCATAATGCAGTGTGTGCTGGTCACACAGAGATCGTCAAATTCCTGGTTCAGTTTGGAGTCAATGTGAACGCAGCCGACAGTGACGGATG gactcCTCTGCACTGCGCCGCGTCCTGTAATAATGTGCAGGTGTGTAAGTTCCTGGTGGAGTCTGGAGCGGCGGTGTTCGCCATGACCTACAGCGACATGCAGACGGCAGCCGATAAGTGTGAAGAGATGGAGGAGGGATACACTCAGTGCTCGCAGTTTCTCTACG GCGTACAGGAGAAGATGGGCATCATGAACCGCGGTGTGGTGTACGGGCTGTGGGATTACGAGGCGGCGCAGGAGGACGAGTGCTCATTCAGAGAGGGCGACTGCATGAGTGTGATCCGCCGAGAGGATGAGCTGGAGACCGACTGGTGGTGGGTGCGCAGCGGCGGCGGAGGAGGCAGTGGTGCGGAGGGATACGTGCCCAGAAACCTGCTTGGG ctgtatcccagaATTAAACTTCGCCAACGGAGTCTGGCTTaa
- the LOC130239407 gene encoding Kv channel-interacting protein 2, protein MMMSGSQTVSLLLPADEAGGLYILMLVSLFPLYYWILKAESPEDELKDFSFVCHRPELLEIPQEETKFSKTELQFLYRGFKNECPSGFVNEKVFKLIYSQFFPQGDSRVYAHFLFEAFDTNRNGCLSFQEFVAGLSLILRGSMYDRLNWAFNFYDLDKDGFITRKEMMNVMKSIYDMMGKYVHPEINEETAREHVENFFQKMDRDRDGVITIEEFMESCQKDENIMRSMRLFDSVF, encoded by the exons ATGATGATGTCTGGCTCTCAGACGGTCAGTCTCCTGCTGCCGGCTGATGAAGCTGGAGGTCTGTATATCCTGATGCTCGTCTCGTTGTTCCCGCTCTACTACTGGATCCTGAAAGCAG AGAGTCCTGAAGATGAGCTGAAGGATTTCTCATTCGTCTGCCATCGTCCCGAACTGCTGGAAATACCGCAGGAGGAAACCAAATTCAGCAAAACTGAGCTGCAGTTCCTCTACAGGGGCTTCAAGAAC GAGTGTCCCAGTGGATTTGTGAATGAGAAAGTGTTTAAACTCATTTACTCTCAGTTCTTCCCTCAGGGAG ATTCAcgtgtttatgcacattttctgtTTGAGGCTTTTGATACGAACAGAAATGGCTGTCTTAGTTTTCAG GAGTTTGTCGCTGGTCTGTCGCTCATCCTCAGAGGCTCCATGTATGACCGGCTGAACTGGGCCTTTAATTTCTATGACCTCGATAAAGATGGATTCATCACCAGAAAG GAGATGATGAACGTCATGAAGTCGATATATGATATGATGGGGAAATATGTGCATCCGGAGATTAATGAAGAAACAGCCAGAGAACATGTGGAAAACTTCTTTCAG AAAATGGACAGAGATCGAGATGGAGTGATCACTATTGAGGAGTTCATGGAGTCCTGTCAGAAG GACGAGAACATCATGCGGTCGATGCGGCTCTTTGACAGCGTCTTCTAG